In Paenibacillus xylanilyticus, the genomic window TCAACAAGGTATCATTCAAGTCACTCTCCGTCATAGCATCCAGAGCAGAGGTGTACTCATCCAGCATCAGGATTCGAGATTCATTCATGAATGCCCTGGCTAATAAAATTCGTTGGATTTCTCCACCAGAAAGATTGTCTCCGTGGCTCTCCACCTTCTTGTCATATTGCTCAGGCATGGCTTGAACAAATGATTGAACATGAGCCATTTCAACAGCACTATTAAACCTGAACCAAGATTCTTCATCCATTTCTTCTTTTTCCAGCGGATAAATAATGTTTTCTATAATAGACTTGTTCCACAGCCATCCCTTTTGCGGAGAGTAGCCAACATATTTTCTTAATTCATGTATATCCAGTTCTTTAATTGAGACTCCGTCCAGTAAGATCTCCCCTTCATCTGGCTCTATGTACCTGTGGATAAGTTCAAAGATAGTAGATTTCCCTGAGCCACTTAATCCAACAATACCGACGAAATCTCCTGGTTCAATATTCAAATTGAAGTTGGAAATACCGAAGGAGTCCTCGGTGGCATAACGATACGATACATTTCTCAACTGAAGGCGCGGGATTCGGGTATAATCCGGAACTTCAGCTCCTGATTTGGTCTTTTCTAATTCAATTATTTCATTTAAGTTATCCACGATCACTTTCATACGGCTCATATCGATATTTAACGTAAAAAGCGTCTTGAATATGCCATATAACCTTGGAAGTATAACAATAAATGCCAGCAACGTACCTGGTGAAATTTGACCGTTCAGAATCAGGTACAGACTATAGCCATAAATGATACCTGTAACCAAAGAAATAACCGTGTCAGCAACAAGGTTTATGATCATATGATGGAAAACCCTGGACTGCTTTGAAACCTTCCAGGCTTCGTCATTCCAGTTGCTCCACCTCTTTTTCTCCGCCTGATGCCCGTTAGACATATGTACCGCTTTTAGATTGTGAAAAAGATCATTCAAATAACGTATTCCCTTTTCCAAAATGTCATAATAATGCTTATCCAGCCTCTCCGTCTTGTTTCTGAAACGCTTGAAGCCATACATAAACACAGGAAATGAAATCATTGCAACTAACGTTAGTTCAACACTCATAGAGAGCATAATCCACAAAGTAGCGATTAACAATATGCCATTTGATACGATCGACATGATGGTGTCTACCACATAAATTTCACATAATACCCCCACTTGTGAGGTAATCCGGTTAATAACTTCTCCCCTTCCGATCCTATCCACATTTCTTGGTCGGGTCTGCAGTAATTGAGAAAACAGGCGGAGGCGAAGGTTCTTGGATAAATGATTCCCCAACTCATTGTTATAATATGAGGTAACGCCGTTCAAAGCGGCAAATACAATGGGAATGAGCATAAGCAGCACAATATAGAGTGCAGCCTTCCCGATTTGCTTTCCTAGTAGGATACTGTCAAATAAATCTTTAAAAAGGAGCGGTTGAGCGATGGAGACTACTGAAGCTGAGATATTGAACAATAAAATTAAAAAAATCGTTCTTTTACTTTTAAACAATATCTCAATAATCTCTGTCCGAGTTGGATTCATAGGCTAGCCCCCTATTGGTGGATTGCTGCCTTATAATGATGCAAAAGTCACTTTAAATCTTAGTAAAACCTTCTATTAAAACAAACAATACTGGCTTGCTTCATAAGAGGTCTTAGAATCGGGCTAATGATCTCCTTTCTTCCTTAGCTCAAAGACTCCGTAATAGAAATTAGCCAATCACGGCTGCTATCTTCAGCCACGACTTCATACTGTAATGCCTTGCCCCTAGTCGGTCCTACCTCCGCCCAAATCAATCTCTGTGATTCATTGTCTCCGATGTAAACGGCTTCGTTGGAACGAATTGTTAACTTCTCAATCGTTTGTTTCTCTATATCAGGTACCTGAATACGACTTTTCGTTGTTCCGAAAATCCGGAATTGAAATAGCGTTTCATCTTTACAATATAATAAACTGACACCAACGAACGTATCATTTGGTTTCAGATCTCTCACAACGTCTTTGCCGGTTTCTGAACTCTCCCTAGCCATTTCATCGATTTCTTCCTCTGTCAGATTGTCAAATCCATAATAAACCTGAATATCCATCACATTAGCATCGGCAGGAATTACGGGCTCCCATGGTGATAGTCTTGCCATTAACTCTGTAACACCTCCCGACCAGTTCACTGCTCCGTAATTTGTTTGCTGACTGATTTTTTTATCAGCGGCTAGATATATCCCTTTTCCCATCCCAGGTTTTAATTGGCGAACAATGCGATCAATGGTATTCTCCTCTTGAAATGAATCGATATTTACAATGGCTAACACTTCTCCCTCTTCATTCCTCATTTCCAAAGTCTACACTCTCCTTGTAAGGTAGTAAGCACGCAGCTTCAACATCATGAGTAACCCCCATCCCAGGAACCGATTAGCGGTTCAAAAGCAGGACGGGGGCTTGGCTAATTATTCTCTACATTGTTATAACGGTACACTTATTGGACTGCAGTGACATTGATGTTATCAATATTTGGCCCTTCTGTACCGGTTGTGACCACTTTAATCGTATTCGTTCCAGCGTTCATGGGGACCTGAATGGTTTTTTCACTCCAGGTCGACCAGCTGCCTGTCGCCGGGAAAGGTTCGTTGCTGATGACTTTGGTTCCGTTAACGAAAATGTCGAGATTACGCGTTCCGCTTTCCTGGGCGTAACGAAATTTCACGTTTTTGGTACCTGTTATCGTGTTATTGATGGCATTCCATTGAATGGCCGAACCTGTATACGCATTAAAGTTCACGTATCCGGTCCCAGTGTATCCCGGGTAGAGAGTCTCGATAACGGCATCGGTAAGTGTAGTGCCCGTTTCCGCCTCGTACGTGGTTCCGCTGCCTGGAGTGACACTACCACCGGTAATGTTGGCTACAAACGTTGTTACGCTTTGGGCTGGCAATTGTGCTGTGAAGGCTCCACCTGACACCGTAATCGGTGCTCCACTTGCCAGGTTTCGGCTGCTATCCGTAACCCAAGAGGATACAGTGGAAGCGTTACCATTCTGCAGGACAAATTTTTGGCTTACAGCCGAGGTGCCACGATTAATCGCCACAATGACCGCCTTATTATCGCCTTTATAGGCTGAAACGAAAGTATTGGTATCCGGATTTTTGGTTGCATCGACTCGGTAATAGCCTGGCCGCACGAATTTGGAGAAGTGGGCCATATTATATCCTCGTTTGCTAATGCTTCCATCCTCATTCATTGGGCCATATTGTCTCCGAATGTACCACCAAACATAAGCCTGGAAATCCCCTTCAACCATGGCATTATGCATATGGTAAGATACGTCCAATGCCTCAGGCCAACGGTCCGACGAGTTGTTATCGCTGTTCGGGTAATACACTTCGGTCATCCACAGTTCTTTGCCGGCTCCCTTTTGCTTAAAGAGCGGGTATGCGAAATCTTTGAACTGTGTCCCGTACGTATGAGCTCCCAGAATGTCCATATTGGCGAGTGCCTGAGGATCATTCAGAATCGGGTCAGACATGTTTTTCAAATACTGGAACGATTCAGGTGCCATGACTTTGGTATTCTGAATGGATCCTGCATTCTCTTTCATGAAACGAAGGATCTCCTGCGGAGTCCACCAGGTCCATTCATGGGCATAATCCGGCTCATTTTGTACCGAAATGGCATACAGATCCACACCGTTATTTTTCATATAACTGACAAAGTCGTTCAGATGCTGCGCGTACGCAGCATATTTGTCGTATCTCAATCGTTTGGCGTTCGTATCCCCGTTCCGATTGAAGGTTTCGACCATGTCGCTTGGTGGATTCCAGGGAGAAGCGAATACGATGGCACCTTGCTCTATGGCTCTTTTGGCAGTAGCCACCTCCCTGTACCAGTTGTTTGGATTTTCATCGACATAGATTCTTAGTATGGAAAAACCCAGCTGGTTCGCTCCGTTGCCAAAGGCGGTTTCACGCTGAGCTGCCGTCAAGTCGCCAATCCAGGCTGGGTGGTTAATACCTCCAAACCCCTTGATAAGCTGTTTTTCGGAGGACAAATTAATGTTGGCATCACTTGCTGCTGATACGTGTGTCGGCGTTAACATGAGAGGCAGGGCTGTTAAACAGGCCAACAGGACATGAACCGATTTTTTTAAATTCATCTTAAATTTCAATATCTTCACCTTCCTCAAATTATTGTAAATTGAAAGCGGATACAAGAAAATCAACTTGTCCAGCAGCAAATAGAAATTTACGTACCAACCCCTTTCACATCAAAAACAAAAAATAGATTTTATTTGTAAATCTTACTATATTATTCATTCAGCTAAAACCTGACAAATTATAGGATATTTCTTGCGGCATAAGTTAAAGATTTAGTAAATCATCAGGTCAGCATCTTGGCAGATGTCAAAGCTACAAAAAATGACCCCTGAAGTATACAGGAGTCATCTGTTAAAGTAATATACAACCTCAAGATTGGTTCTCCAACTGTTTACTACAAAGGTCTTAATTCAGCATTGAATCGTCCATTTATGTCGTTTCGTTGTTTGTTTTCTTATATAAAAAGTAATCAAAATCAGCATGCTTGCGGGTACCGCCAAGATCCTGCACACAGAGACCAATATAAGTTCCTGTAAACCGGATGTATTCCGGAGATTCATCGGACAGATGTGTGACATCCAACCATCCACCTGCAGGATACCAGGATGGGTCATCATCGCATGCATAGTAAAAGCAGGCACGGTCGTACTCATACACCACCTTCAACCGAATCCGACTCACTGATTTCAATGGAATATCCTCCAACAGTTCATCGTATAATCCGTATCTCGACTGAAGAATTCCCAAGCACGTTCCCTTCTCTTCATGATAGGTGACCCGTAAATAGAGATAGTCTTTGGTATCATAGTACAGTATTAGCCCTGCCATTTGCTGTGGATGGTCCGGGGCAAATTCCAGGCAAGTTTCAGCTTCACACCTGAAATCCTGAAGCCTCCGGGCGACCATGCTTTGTCTGTGTGTCGAGCTCATGGACTCCATCCCGCGCAAGCGCAAGTAACCTGGACGTTCCGTCAGGCTGAGCCAAGATGGATCGGGTGGAATTCGGAGGGTATTCCAATCGTTCCGGAGCTCTGATTGATCGAAATGGTCCATTTCCGGTACCGGTTCAAATGGAACCGACGAGATTTTCGGTGCAGGCACCGAAACCTCCGGATACCGACCACCGTTTGAAAGCTTCAGCCAGCCTTCATCGCTCCAGGTACACGGTTGAAGAGCAGTCTCACGTCCCAGGATGCAAAATTTCTCATGAACTGGCCTTCCGACCAGATGAGCCATATACCATTCACCCGTGTGAGTTTCGACCAGACTGCCGTGACCAGCCTTCTGCAGATCTAAATCCGGTCTGCCGTATGAAGTGAGAATTGGATTAGCAGGGTCCACCTCATAAGGGCCTTGCAGGGAACGAGAGCGGGCAACCGTAACGGCATGTTCATAACCCGTACCGCCTTCAGCCGTAATCAAGTAATAATAGTCTTTGTATTTATGTAGATGAGGCGCTTCTGTCAGCCCCAGTTCTGTTCCCTTAAAAATGTTAACGGCAGATCCGATCAGCTTTTGGTCCTCAACAGAGTATTCCTGCAGTACGATGCCTGCAAATCGATTTTTGCCCTTCCGATGATCCCAGATCATGTTAACCAGCCACTTGCGACCATCTTCATCGTGAAACAAGGAAGGATCGAAGCCGCTGCTGTTCAGAAAAACCGGTTCGGACCATGGTCCTTCAATATCTGTTGCGGTCACAAGGTAATTGTGAGTATCTTTGAAAGCCCCTATACGGCTTTTGACATCTGTGTAGATCAGGTAAAATACACCATTGTCGTAACTAAGGCATGGCGCCCATACCCCTCCGGAATTGATATTTCCTTCCATGTTCAACTGAGTGCTGCGGGTCAGCGGAGAAGTTATCGGCCGCCAATGAATCAGGTCCCGGGAATGGTGAATTCGTACACCCGGGAACCATTCGAAGGTGGAAGTAGCGATATAATAATCTTCCCCCGCCCTGCATATGGACGGATCGGGATGGAAACCGGGAAGAATGGGGTTGGTAATCATATTCATTATAGAAGCAACCTCCGGTATTAAAATAATGGCAGATACAACAAATGATAAGAATGCATCACCATGCCAGCGCTTTTTTGCCGGCTTCCAGGGCAGTTATGATCCGGTCTACATCATATATATTCCCTCTCCATGTTCCGCCGCTGACAGCTTGCAGCGCAGCCCAAAGCCTGGTATCATCCGGCAAATTTTCATCAGGACGCATATCTGGATGAAAGGTCCTTTGAGCCAGAATGAAAGCTCCTTCTTCGGGCGAAAACTCCGTATCTCCTTCTCCAATGAAGTTTACGCTGCCCTCCAGCTTGCCCCGATCCACAACGATGTCAATCAAGTCGCCGTTCCGGAGTTTGCCAATGGGCCCTCCTGCCAGCGCTTCGGGCCCAACATGGCCAATACATGCTCCGGTTGAAACTCCCGAGAAGCGAGCATCGGTGATGAGCGATACATATTTCCCAAAAGACAAATGCTTGAGTGCAGAGGTAAGCTGATACGTTTCCTCCATCCCGGTTCCTGAAGGCCCGCGGCCAAGCAGTACAACAACGTCGCCTGCCATAACCCCGCCAGTCTTAATGGCACGGATTGCCTCACGTTCAGTTGTAAATACCTTGGCCC contains:
- a CDS encoding ABC transporter ATP-binding protein, with translation MNPTRTEIIEILFKSKRTIFLILLFNISASVVSIAQPLLFKDLFDSILLGKQIGKAALYIVLLMLIPIVFAALNGVTSYYNNELGNHLSKNLRLRLFSQLLQTRPRNVDRIGRGEVINRITSQVGVLCEIYVVDTIMSIVSNGILLIATLWIMLSMSVELTLVAMISFPVFMYGFKRFRNKTERLDKHYYDILEKGIRYLNDLFHNLKAVHMSNGHQAEKKRWSNWNDEAWKVSKQSRVFHHMIINLVADTVISLVTGIIYGYSLYLILNGQISPGTLLAFIVILPRLYGIFKTLFTLNIDMSRMKVIVDNLNEIIELEKTKSGAEVPDYTRIPRLQLRNVSYRYATEDSFGISNFNLNIEPGDFVGIVGLSGSGKSTIFELIHRYIEPDEGEILLDGVSIKELDIHELRKYVGYSPQKGWLWNKSIIENIIYPLEKEEMDEESWFRFNSAVEMAHVQSFVQAMPEQYDKKVESHGDNLSGGEIQRILLARAFMNESRILMLDEYTSALDAMTESDLNDTLLNLKGKQTILVIAHRLSTVKNADYILVIEKGRIVEQGSPIDLQLQKGVYYKMVEKQKL
- a CDS encoding carbohydrate-binding protein, encoding MNLKKSVHVLLACLTALPLMLTPTHVSAASDANINLSSEKQLIKGFGGINHPAWIGDLTAAQRETAFGNGANQLGFSILRIYVDENPNNWYREVATAKRAIEQGAIVFASPWNPPSDMVETFNRNGDTNAKRLRYDKYAAYAQHLNDFVSYMKNNGVDLYAISVQNEPDYAHEWTWWTPQEILRFMKENAGSIQNTKVMAPESFQYLKNMSDPILNDPQALANMDILGAHTYGTQFKDFAYPLFKQKGAGKELWMTEVYYPNSDNNSSDRWPEALDVSYHMHNAMVEGDFQAYVWWYIRRQYGPMNEDGSISKRGYNMAHFSKFVRPGYYRVDATKNPDTNTFVSAYKGDNKAVIVAINRGTSAVSQKFVLQNGNASTVSSWVTDSSRNLASGAPITVSGGAFTAQLPAQSVTTFVANITGGSVTPGSGTTYEAETGTTLTDAVIETLYPGYTGTGYVNFNAYTGSAIQWNAINNTITGTKNVKFRYAQESGTRNLDIFVNGTKVISNEPFPATGSWSTWSEKTIQVPMNAGTNTIKVVTTGTEGPNIDNINVTAVQ
- a CDS encoding glycoside hydrolase family 43 protein is translated as MNMITNPILPGFHPDPSICRAGEDYYIATSTFEWFPGVRIHHSRDLIHWRPITSPLTRSTQLNMEGNINSGGVWAPCLSYDNGVFYLIYTDVKSRIGAFKDTHNYLVTATDIEGPWSEPVFLNSSGFDPSLFHDEDGRKWLVNMIWDHRKGKNRFAGIVLQEYSVEDQKLIGSAVNIFKGTELGLTEAPHLHKYKDYYYLITAEGGTGYEHAVTVARSRSLQGPYEVDPANPILTSYGRPDLDLQKAGHGSLVETHTGEWYMAHLVGRPVHEKFCILGRETALQPCTWSDEGWLKLSNGGRYPEVSVPAPKISSVPFEPVPEMDHFDQSELRNDWNTLRIPPDPSWLSLTERPGYLRLRGMESMSSTHRQSMVARRLQDFRCEAETCLEFAPDHPQQMAGLILYYDTKDYLYLRVTYHEEKGTCLGILQSRYGLYDELLEDIPLKSVSRIRLKVVYEYDRACFYYACDDDPSWYPAGGWLDVTHLSDESPEYIRFTGTYIGLCVQDLGGTRKHADFDYFLYKKTNNETT